In a single window of the Mustela nigripes isolate SB6536 chromosome 17, MUSNIG.SB6536, whole genome shotgun sequence genome:
- the LOC132006163 gene encoding cytochrome c oxidase subunit 4 isoform 1, mitochondrial has translation MLATRVFSLLGKRAISTSVCVRAHGGVVKSEDYALPSYVDRRDYPLPDVAHVRNLSAGQKALKEKEKASWSSLSMDEKVELYRMKFNESFAEMNRSTNEWKTVVGASLFFVGFTALILIWEKYYVYSPVPHTFKEDWVAKQTKRMLDMKVSPVQGFSAKWDYDKNEWKK, from the exons ATGTTGGCTACCAGAGTGTTCAGCCTCCTCGGCAAGCGGGCGATTTCCACCTCTGTGTGTGTCCGAGCCCATG GAGGCGTCGTGAAGAGTGAAGACTACGCTCTCCCGAGTTACGTCGACCGGCGTGACTACCCCCTGCCCGATGTGGCCCACGTGAGGAACCTCTCTGCCGGCCAGAAGGCcttgaaagagaaggagaaggcttcctggagcagCCTCTCCATGGATGAGAAAGTCGAAT TGTACCGCATGAAGTTCAACGAGAGCTTCGCGGAGATGAACCGGAGCACCAACGAGTGGAAGACGGTCGTGGGCGCCTCCTTGTTTTTCGTCGGTTTCACCGCGCTCATCCTGATTTGGGAGAAGTACTACG TGTACAGCCCGGTCCCGCACACCTTCAAGGAGGACTGGGTGGCCAAGCAGACCAAGAGGATGCTCGACATGAAGGTCAGCCCGGTTCAGGGCTTCTCGGCCAAGTGGGATTACGACAAGAACGAGTGGAAGAAGTAG